In Bacteroidota bacterium, a single genomic region encodes these proteins:
- a CDS encoding SDR family oxidoreductase: protein MKNYLIIGASSGIGRQLALQLCEKNNRVYGTYNSHEPSEETHNLSYHPLNCLDEAVELSFLPDELHGLVYCPGTIVLKPFHRIKPSEFDADFNLQVIGAIKVIQAVLPKLKKVEGSSILLFSSVAAQLGLNFHSLVSTSKAALEGLTRALAAELSPGIRVNCIAPSLTNTPLAAGLLNTDEKIHANAQRHPLKRIGTVADIANMAEFLSGEKASWISGQVLHVDGGMLQLRT, encoded by the coding sequence ATGAAAAACTACTTAATTATTGGAGCATCTTCCGGAATTGGCAGACAATTGGCTTTGCAGCTGTGCGAAAAAAATAACCGGGTGTATGGCACGTATAATAGCCATGAGCCTTCTGAGGAAACACACAACCTTTCCTATCATCCTTTAAATTGTTTGGATGAAGCAGTAGAGCTTAGTTTTTTGCCTGATGAGTTGCATGGTCTCGTTTATTGTCCGGGAACAATTGTACTAAAGCCTTTTCATAGGATTAAACCTTCGGAGTTTGACGCAGATTTTAACCTGCAAGTTATAGGTGCAATTAAGGTAATTCAAGCCGTTTTGCCTAAATTGAAAAAGGTGGAAGGGTCTTCTATTTTATTGTTTTCAAGTGTAGCGGCTCAACTGGGTCTAAATTTTCACTCCTTGGTTTCCACTTCAAAAGCTGCATTGGAAGGATTAACCAGAGCTTTGGCTGCCGAGCTTTCACCGGGCATTCGGGTAAATTGCATCGCTCCATCGTTAACGAATACTCCCTTGGCGGCCGGATTATTAAATACGGATGAAAAGATACATGCCAACGCACAACGACATCCCCTGAAAAGGATCGGAACAGTTGCAGACATAGCTAACATGGCCGAGTTTTTAAGTGGCGAAAAAGCAAGTTGGATCAGTGGCCAAGTGTTACATGTGGATGGGGGAATGCTGCAGCTAAGGACTTAG
- a CDS encoding glyceraldehyde-3-phosphate dehydrogenase, whose amino-acid sequence MKTAEAKNDYESKLNVWIESEKAAVELINVIGNLWFDKSVELIIFRNQLVDRSASEILNLHLYALNIIKQPINVQDTLLLAKEIAKLRNIAPSRIDIGRLGAEWLVEKKMGISATHFIEDKLAGFLGSEKKTIKPKDVILYGFGRIGRLAARELVTQAGKGEQLRLRAIVTRSSSDEDISKRADLLRTDSVHGPFPGTVVEDLVNKAIVINGHSVLMLSGKNPEDIDYSSYGIDNALLIDNTGVARDREGLSKHLKAKGVAQVLLTAPGKGDIPNIVFGVNHEAYDSKETVFSAASCTTNAIVPVLKVIEESLGIERGHIETIHSYTNDQNLLDNYHAKYRRGRSAALNLVITETGADKAVAKVLPHLAGKLTGNAVRVPTPNVSLAILSLTIKKLAGKDEVNSIMKDAALKGELVEQIQYSFSNELVSSDLVGNPCSSIFDSPATIVSKDGKNIVLYVWYDNEYGYTRQVMRLAKQLSGVMRLRYY is encoded by the coding sequence ATGAAAACAGCCGAAGCCAAAAACGACTACGAAAGTAAGCTTAACGTGTGGATTGAGAGCGAAAAAGCAGCCGTAGAATTAATTAATGTAATTGGGAATTTATGGTTTGACAAATCTGTTGAACTAATTATTTTCCGAAATCAATTAGTAGATAGAAGTGCAAGCGAGATTCTGAATTTGCATTTGTATGCTTTAAACATTATCAAACAACCCATAAACGTTCAGGACACACTCTTGCTTGCGAAAGAAATCGCAAAATTACGCAACATCGCTCCGTCGCGAATTGATATTGGACGATTGGGCGCTGAATGGTTGGTAGAAAAGAAAATGGGCATCAGTGCTACACATTTTATCGAAGATAAATTAGCCGGATTTTTAGGTTCTGAAAAAAAGACCATTAAACCAAAAGATGTAATTCTATACGGATTTGGTAGAATAGGAAGATTAGCAGCCCGCGAACTGGTAACGCAAGCAGGAAAAGGAGAACAACTCCGCTTACGTGCCATTGTAACGCGCAGCAGCAGCGATGAGGATATTAGTAAACGTGCTGATTTGTTGCGAACAGATTCGGTGCATGGTCCTTTTCCGGGAACCGTTGTGGAGGATTTGGTAAATAAGGCCATTGTAATTAATGGACACAGCGTATTGATGCTAAGCGGAAAAAATCCGGAGGATATTGATTATTCATCATACGGAATTGATAATGCACTTTTAATTGATAACACAGGTGTTGCGCGCGATCGTGAAGGCTTAAGTAAGCACTTAAAAGCGAAAGGTGTTGCCCAAGTATTGTTGACAGCCCCTGGTAAGGGGGATATTCCTAATATTGTTTTTGGAGTAAATCACGAAGCATACGACAGTAAAGAAACTGTATTTTCGGCGGCATCTTGTACAACCAATGCAATTGTTCCGGTTTTAAAAGTAATAGAAGAAAGTTTAGGCATTGAACGTGGCCACATCGAAACCATTCACTCCTATACAAACGATCAAAACTTATTGGATAATTACCATGCTAAATACCGTCGTGGCAGATCTGCTGCATTAAACCTGGTAATTACCGAAACGGGAGCAGATAAAGCGGTTGCCAAAGTATTGCCGCATTTAGCCGGAAAACTAACCGGAAATGCAGTAAGAGTCCCCACCCCGAATGTTTCATTAGCCATTTTGAGTTTAACCATTAAAAAACTGGCAGGTAAAGATGAGGTGAATTCCATTATGAAAGATGCTGCTTTAAAAGGCGAATTAGTAGAGCAGATTCAATATTCTTTCAGCAATGAATTAGTATCTTCTGATTTAGTTGGTAATCCTTGTTCCTCTATTTTTGATAGCCCGGCAACAATTGTATCAAAAGATGGTAAGAACATTGTGTTGTATGTATGGTATGATAATGAGTATGGATATACCCGTCAAGTAATGCGTCTTGCGAAACAATTATCAGGTGTAATGCGTTTGCGTTATTATTAA
- a CDS encoding SurA N-terminal domain-containing protein, producing the protein MTVLGKIRQRSGLLVTVIAIALLIFILEQALESKNSFFSGDQKRVGEVNGKNISIDDYQAQLDQAIESQKERDKKTTVDDNTMESLRGQVWNQLVYQYTMEPEYKELGVTVSVDELDDMVRGKNPHASVKQAFTDPKSGQFDPASVTNFLKNMDKDETGATKLRWLNFEDAVKKERIAAKFNNLIKGGLYVTKSQAKQAYIDNEQKVKFSYVLQRYSNVQDSAVKVSDEEIQKQYNENKNKYKQAETMRSISYLTFDVTASPSDVQATQEQMNRVAADFKTAAVDSDFVNANSDNKYVASFYNKGMMDPFTDSLLLNAASGFVYGPVSMGNSIKIYKVTGIKMVPDSVKARHILVKINNGNTAAAKAKADSLKGLLKTKKFDELAKTNSEDPGSAIKGGDLGWFRDGMMVKPFNDACFNGKVGDIVVVESQFGIHLIEVTGRGIEKRKVEIATIDRSVEPSSQTFQAIYGKASEFAGKNTSAQLFDSAIVKQGLNKRIADNIRETDRNLAGLENARELVRWAYSAKKGDISKVFELSNKYVIAQLTEIKDKGILPLDAVKAQVETEAKKEKKAQQFSSSFKAAMAGVTSLDQLAPKVKSTAEKVENQTFANSSVMGVGREGAVVGNVFAMKVNKISEPIKGDAGVFVVQVTEITPPAATKDYKANQTQVQGALKQRVDYELFEALKDKADVQDNRAKFY; encoded by the coding sequence ATGACAGTTTTAGGTAAAATCAGACAGCGATCAGGTTTGTTGGTAACAGTAATTGCTATTGCATTATTAATATTTATTCTTGAACAAGCCTTGGAATCAAAGAATTCCTTCTTTTCAGGCGATCAAAAAAGAGTGGGTGAAGTGAATGGAAAAAATATTTCCATTGACGATTATCAAGCCCAACTTGACCAAGCTATTGAAAGTCAAAAAGAAAGAGATAAAAAAACTACTGTCGACGACAATACAATGGAGTCGCTGCGTGGACAGGTTTGGAACCAATTGGTGTACCAATACACCATGGAACCTGAGTACAAAGAATTAGGAGTAACAGTAAGTGTAGACGAATTAGATGATATGGTTCGTGGTAAAAACCCGCATGCATCCGTAAAACAAGCGTTTACAGATCCTAAAAGTGGTCAGTTTGATCCAGCTTCTGTTACTAATTTCCTAAAAAACATGGATAAGGATGAAACCGGTGCTACAAAGCTTCGTTGGTTAAATTTTGAAGACGCAGTTAAAAAAGAACGTATTGCTGCTAAGTTCAATAACCTAATTAAAGGTGGGCTTTATGTTACAAAAAGCCAAGCTAAACAAGCATACATCGATAACGAGCAAAAGGTGAAATTTTCTTATGTATTGCAACGTTACAGTAACGTGCAGGATTCAGCTGTTAAAGTAAGCGACGAAGAAATCCAGAAACAATACAATGAAAACAAGAATAAATATAAGCAAGCAGAAACAATGCGTTCAATTAGTTACCTCACTTTTGATGTAACTGCTTCTCCAAGCGATGTGCAAGCTACACAAGAGCAAATGAACAGAGTAGCAGCCGACTTTAAAACTGCTGCAGTTGATTCCGATTTTGTGAATGCCAATTCTGATAACAAATATGTTGCGAGTTTTTACAATAAAGGTATGATGGATCCTTTTACAGACTCATTGCTTTTAAATGCTGCTAGCGGATTTGTATATGGTCCGGTTTCCATGGGTAATTCAATTAAAATTTACAAAGTAACCGGAATTAAAATGGTTCCTGATTCTGTTAAGGCACGCCATATTTTAGTTAAGATAAACAACGGAAACACCGCAGCAGCAAAAGCTAAAGCCGATAGCTTGAAAGGACTTTTAAAGACCAAAAAATTTGATGAATTGGCCAAAACAAATTCTGAAGACCCTGGTTCTGCTATTAAAGGTGGTGATTTAGGATGGTTTAGAGATGGAATGATGGTTAAACCATTTAACGATGCTTGTTTCAACGGTAAAGTGGGTGATATAGTGGTTGTTGAATCTCAGTTTGGTATTCACCTCATTGAAGTAACCGGAAGAGGCATAGAAAAGCGAAAAGTGGAAATTGCAACAATTGATCGCTCTGTAGAACCAAGCTCTCAAACCTTTCAAGCCATATATGGAAAAGCAAGCGAATTTGCAGGTAAAAATACTTCTGCTCAATTATTTGATTCAGCAATTGTTAAACAAGGACTTAATAAAAGAATTGCTGACAATATCCGAGAAACTGACCGCAATTTAGCAGGCTTAGAAAATGCGCGTGAATTAGTACGTTGGGCATACTCAGCTAAAAAAGGAGATATTTCAAAAGTATTTGAATTGAGTAACAAATATGTAATTGCTCAATTAACCGAAATTAAAGATAAAGGTATCCTACCTTTAGATGCCGTTAAAGCACAAGTAGAAACCGAAGCGAAGAAAGAAAAGAAAGCACAACAATTCAGTTCATCTTTTAAAGCTGCAATGGCAGGTGTAACATCACTTGATCAATTGGCACCAAAAGTAAAATCAACTGCCGAAAAAGTGGAGAATCAAACTTTCGCAAATTCAAGTGTGATGGGCGTGGGAAGAGAAGGTGCTGTGGTTGGTAATGTATTTGCCATGAAGGTTAATAAAATTTCAGAACCTATTAAAGGGGATGCCGGAGTATTCGTGGTTCAAGTTACGGAGATTACACCACCTGCTGCAACCAAAGATTATAAAGCAAATCAAACACAAGTTCAAGGTGCATTAAAGCAACGCGTAGATTACGAATTGTTTGAAGCATTAAAAGATAAGGCCGATGTGCAAGATAATCGTGCTAAATTCTATTAA
- the nhaD gene encoding sodium:proton antiporter NhaD, with protein MTALLIIVFVIGYFFIVVESWIKINKTATSLLTGVLCWVILSGVKGPMLVIPELGHHLSSLSEILFFLLGAMTIVELVDAHQGFDVIVSRISTTKKVRLLWIVSLLAFFLSAILDNLTTAIVMVSLIRKLIQDKNDRMLFAGMIIIGANAGGAWSPIGDVTTTMLWIGGQISALNIVLKLFLPSLICLLTPLIYLSFRLKGNVQTPVDIENETKKNIRPIEKNSVFFAALTLLFFVPVFKLLTGMPPYMGILLGLSLLWILTEILHKSKNSEFRAQYSVAAALQRIDVPSILFFLGILLAITALESAGILGQLAVQLNTLTQSKTIIALTIGVLSAVVDNVPLVAASMGMYDFKMDDFFWEFIAYCAGTGGSILIIGSAAGVAAMGMEKIEFGWYLKKIGGLALAGYLAGAAVYLITSYLF; from the coding sequence ATGACTGCCCTTCTTATTATTGTATTTGTTATTGGTTATTTTTTTATAGTTGTCGAATCCTGGATAAAAATTAACAAGACTGCCACCTCCTTGTTAACCGGGGTGCTTTGTTGGGTGATACTTTCCGGTGTAAAAGGCCCCATGCTTGTCATTCCTGAACTTGGGCACCATTTAAGCAGTCTTTCTGAAATTTTATTTTTTTTACTGGGTGCCATGACCATTGTTGAGTTGGTAGATGCGCATCAAGGCTTTGATGTTATTGTGAGCCGCATCAGTACTACAAAAAAAGTAAGATTGCTTTGGATTGTGAGTTTACTTGCATTTTTTTTATCGGCTATACTCGATAATTTAACCACTGCAATCGTTATGGTTTCTTTGATACGGAAACTAATTCAAGATAAGAACGATAGAATGCTTTTTGCAGGCATGATAATTATTGGTGCTAATGCAGGCGGGGCTTGGTCTCCAATTGGGGATGTTACAACCACAATGCTTTGGATTGGAGGGCAAATTTCAGCACTTAATATTGTGCTTAAACTATTTTTGCCTTCCCTTATTTGTTTGCTTACTCCTCTTATTTACCTCAGCTTTCGGTTAAAAGGTAATGTCCAAACACCTGTGGATATTGAAAATGAAACTAAAAAGAACATTCGACCAATAGAGAAAAATAGTGTTTTCTTTGCAGCCCTTACGCTCTTGTTCTTCGTCCCAGTTTTTAAGCTGCTCACGGGCATGCCACCTTATATGGGAATTTTATTGGGATTGAGTCTGTTATGGATTTTGACCGAAATACTTCACAAATCAAAAAATTCAGAATTTAGGGCTCAATACTCTGTTGCTGCTGCTTTGCAACGAATAGACGTTCCGAGTATTCTATTTTTTTTAGGAATATTACTTGCAATAACAGCACTTGAATCGGCCGGAATATTAGGTCAACTTGCAGTTCAACTCAATACCCTCACGCAAAGTAAAACGATTATTGCTTTAACCATCGGGGTCTTATCAGCAGTGGTGGATAATGTTCCCCTTGTAGCTGCAAGCATGGGAATGTACGACTTTAAAATGGATGATTTTTTCTGGGAATTTATTGCGTATTGTGCTGGAACAGGTGGCAGTATATTAATTATTGGTTCGGCGGCTGGAGTTGCTGCGATGGGTATGGAAAAAATTGAATTTGGTTGGTATCTCAAAAAAATTGGCGGTTTGGCGCTAGCAGGCTATTTAGCAGGCGCAGCAGTTTACCTTATTACATCATACCTTTTTTAA
- a CDS encoding amino acid permease, producing MANLWIKKTISSLQVESSEEHGGLRRTLGARSLVALGIGAIIGAGLFSITGGAAGYNAGPAVTISFVIAAVACGFAGLCYAEFASMIPVAGSAYTYSYATMGEFIAWIIGWDLVLEYAVGAATVAISWSRYFTKFLGYYDIHLPAQFSMSPFDSATLADGSVVHGMINFPAIFIVVLMSLLLVRGTRESAAVNNIIVALKVAVVLIFITLGWGFINSANYQPYIPANTGDFGSFGWSGIVRAAGIIFFAYIGFDAVSTAAQEAKNPKRDMPIGILLSLFICTILYILFAHVMTGVANYTSFQGADGIAPVAVAIDHMGTAGADGVIVPAYPWLNKAIIIAILAGYSSVIMVMLLGQSRVFFSMSKDGLLPKVFSNVHPKFGTPAKSNLLFMLFVSLFAAFVPARVVGEMTSIGTLLAFVLVCVGVIVLRKKQPDLPRAFKTPLVPLVPILGILSCLAMMLALPGDTWLRLIIWLAIGFVIYFGYSIKNSKLNNPGK from the coding sequence ATGGCAAACCTGTGGATAAAAAAAACAATTAGCTCCTTGCAAGTTGAATCGTCTGAAGAGCACGGTGGATTGCGAAGAACGCTCGGGGCTCGTTCATTGGTTGCCTTGGGTATAGGCGCAATAATTGGAGCAGGCTTGTTTTCCATAACCGGAGGAGCAGCGGGTTACAACGCAGGACCTGCAGTAACCATCTCATTTGTTATTGCAGCAGTTGCATGCGGTTTTGCTGGATTATGTTACGCTGAATTTGCTTCGATGATTCCGGTAGCGGGAAGTGCTTACACCTATTCTTATGCTACCATGGGAGAGTTTATTGCATGGATTATTGGTTGGGATTTAGTGTTAGAGTATGCAGTTGGTGCCGCAACGGTAGCTATAAGTTGGTCGAGGTATTTTACAAAATTTTTAGGTTATTACGATATTCATTTGCCCGCCCAATTCAGCATGTCTCCTTTTGATTCAGCCACTTTAGCCGACGGATCGGTGGTGCATGGAATGATTAATTTTCCGGCTATATTTATCGTAGTGTTAATGTCGCTTTTGCTCGTAAGAGGAACAAGAGAATCAGCAGCGGTTAACAACATTATTGTTGCCTTAAAAGTGGCCGTTGTATTAATTTTTATAACCTTGGGATGGGGTTTCATCAACTCCGCCAATTATCAACCATATATACCTGCTAATACCGGCGATTTTGGAAGTTTTGGATGGAGTGGTATCGTGCGTGCTGCTGGTATAATTTTCTTTGCTTATATTGGATTTGATGCGGTATCCACTGCTGCACAGGAAGCTAAAAATCCAAAGCGAGATATGCCAATTGGCATTTTGCTATCCTTATTTATTTGTACCATCCTCTATATTTTATTTGCCCACGTTATGACCGGTGTTGCAAATTATACCAGTTTTCAAGGTGCCGATGGCATTGCTCCGGTTGCAGTAGCAATCGACCATATGGGAACTGCTGGTGCCGATGGAGTTATCGTACCAGCTTACCCTTGGTTGAATAAAGCAATAATCATTGCCATTCTTGCCGGCTACTCTTCGGTGATTATGGTTATGCTCTTAGGTCAATCACGTGTCTTTTTCTCCATGTCGAAAGATGGGCTATTGCCAAAAGTATTCTCAAACGTGCATCCTAAATTTGGAACTCCGGCAAAATCAAATTTATTATTTATGTTGTTTGTGAGTTTGTTTGCTGCTTTTGTGCCTGCTCGTGTGGTAGGTGAAATGACCAGCATTGGAACATTACTGGCTTTTGTTTTAGTATGTGTTGGAGTAATTGTATTACGCAAAAAGCAACCCGATTTACCGCGGGCTTTTAAAACACCACTGGTGCCCTTGGTTCCAATCCTTGGAATTTTATCCTGCTTGGCTATGATGCTTGCATTGCCTGGTGACACATGGTTGCGGTTAATTATTTGGTTGGCTATTGGCTTTGTTATTTATTTTGGCTACAGCATAAAAAATAGCAAGCTCAATAATCCCGGGAAATAA
- a CDS encoding amino acid permease — protein MAEQTELKRSLGLLDATSIVAGSMIGSGIFIVSTFMARDIGSSGYLLLLWVITGFITVTAALSYGELAGMMPNAGGQYVYIQRAYGKLTSFLYGWTVFTVIQTGVIAAVAVAFAKYTAVFFPGLTADFVSLSTSFKISYAQLLAMALIVFLTFINAQGIQSGKVVQLVFTSAKLIALFALIVLGLAWGFKSDTLAQNFSNMWAASKTTVENGSVHILPLTGFALMGAMGATIINSLFSSDAWNNVTFIAGEIKDPQKNIPRSLFLGTLIVTVIYILANVAYLALLPLHGDPTGADAYAQGIQFASNDRVGTAAASIIFDNNALYLMAALIMVSTFGCNNGIILAGARLFYAMSKDGLFFKQAEKLNKNQVPAFALVVQCVWACLLCLSGKYSDLLTYATFASLLFYMLTIGGIFILRKKEPNTPRPYKAWGYPVVPILYIIITLAICIDLMIYDTRNTGLGLAIVFLGIPVYFLRKK, from the coding sequence ATGGCTGAACAAACTGAACTAAAACGCAGTCTTGGTTTATTGGATGCAACGAGCATAGTTGCAGGCTCCATGATTGGCAGCGGAATTTTTATTGTGAGCACTTTTATGGCACGCGATATTGGTTCATCCGGTTATTTACTTTTGCTTTGGGTGATTACCGGATTCATAACAGTTACAGCCGCTTTAAGTTATGGCGAATTAGCAGGAATGATGCCCAATGCAGGCGGACAATACGTTTACATTCAGCGCGCCTACGGGAAATTAACTTCCTTTTTATATGGGTGGACCGTTTTTACAGTAATACAAACCGGAGTAATTGCAGCTGTTGCAGTGGCTTTTGCAAAGTATACCGCTGTGTTTTTTCCCGGCTTAACTGCCGATTTTGTCTCCCTTTCTACAAGCTTTAAAATTAGTTACGCTCAATTATTGGCGATGGCTTTAATTGTGTTTCTTACCTTTATTAATGCTCAAGGAATTCAAAGCGGTAAAGTAGTGCAACTTGTTTTTACTTCAGCCAAACTTATTGCCTTGTTTGCATTAATCGTGTTGGGATTGGCATGGGGATTTAAGAGCGATACACTTGCACAAAATTTTTCGAACATGTGGGCGGCTTCTAAAACAACTGTCGAAAATGGCTCAGTTCATATTTTGCCTTTAACAGGATTTGCACTTATGGGTGCCATGGGTGCAACCATAATTAATTCGCTGTTTAGCAGCGATGCATGGAACAATGTTACGTTTATAGCAGGGGAAATAAAGGATCCACAAAAAAATATTCCGCGGAGTTTGTTTTTAGGAACGCTAATCGTTACAGTAATTTATATCTTGGCAAATGTCGCCTACCTTGCCTTGCTGCCCTTGCATGGTGATCCTACCGGTGCTGATGCTTATGCACAAGGAATTCAATTTGCAAGTAATGATCGTGTGGGAACAGCTGCTGCATCTATTATTTTTGACAACAATGCTTTGTACCTTATGGCAGCGCTAATTATGGTATCTACATTTGGCTGTAACAATGGAATTATTTTAGCCGGTGCACGTTTATTTTATGCCATGAGCAAAGATGGATTGTTTTTTAAACAAGCAGAAAAGCTCAATAAAAATCAAGTGCCTGCATTTGCATTAGTGGTGCAATGCGTGTGGGCATGTTTATTGTGCTTATCAGGAAAATACAGCGATTTGCTAACCTATGCGACTTTTGCATCGCTGCTTTTTTATATGCTTACCATTGGTGGTATTTTTATCCTTCGAAAGAAGGAACCAAATACACCAAGGCCATACAAAGCATGGGGATATCCTGTGGTTCCAATTCTTTATATAATTATTACGTTGGCTATCTGCATTGATTTAATGATTTACGACACCCGCAATACAGGCCTTGGTTTAGCAATAGTTTTTTTGGGAATTCCGGTTTATTTTCTTCGGAAGAAATAG
- a CDS encoding helix-hairpin-helix domain-containing protein, translating into MKQFLKDYFTFNKGDRNGILVLLFLILALLFTLSILNALIPTKKVDFVTFDNILKELEAADKGNALFSDTVLQSSQVKNSGNFNSGISHSKPEPHLFPFNPNTQSPESWKELGLSPKQITTITHYQEKGGKFFKKEDLKKIYGISESLYLQLEPFIQLPEKEKRDNFESNWDKQKGDTLNKRQTFAQKQETPQQVELNSADTAELKAIKGIGSAFAKRILNYREKLGGFLSFKQLYEVWGVDTETVSKIIPQLTLNTAMVRKIPINHCNVSDLKKHPYLNYNIANNIVLYRDRHGDFTKLQDIRQAVLVNEELFRKIAPYLTLD; encoded by the coding sequence ATGAAGCAGTTTTTAAAGGATTATTTTACATTTAATAAAGGGGATCGAAATGGTATACTTGTATTGCTATTTCTGATTCTTGCGCTGCTCTTTACGTTAAGCATTCTAAACGCACTTATTCCAACTAAAAAAGTTGATTTTGTTACTTTCGATAACATCTTAAAGGAGTTGGAGGCCGCTGATAAAGGGAATGCACTCTTCTCAGATACCGTTCTACAATCAAGTCAGGTAAAGAATTCAGGCAATTTCAATTCGGGTATTTCCCATTCAAAGCCTGAGCCGCACTTGTTTCCATTTAATCCGAATACTCAAAGCCCTGAAAGTTGGAAGGAATTGGGATTATCGCCCAAACAAATCACCACCATAACCCACTATCAAGAAAAGGGCGGGAAATTTTTTAAAAAGGAGGACCTTAAAAAAATATATGGTATTTCTGAAAGCCTTTATTTGCAATTGGAACCTTTTATTCAGCTACCTGAGAAAGAGAAACGTGATAATTTTGAATCTAATTGGGACAAGCAAAAAGGAGATACACTTAATAAAAGGCAAACATTTGCGCAAAAGCAGGAAACACCTCAGCAGGTTGAACTTAATTCGGCCGATACGGCAGAACTTAAAGCTATTAAAGGAATTGGTTCCGCCTTTGCAAAACGCATCTTAAATTACCGTGAAAAATTAGGTGGTTTTTTATCGTTCAAACAATTGTATGAAGTGTGGGGAGTTGACACCGAAACAGTAAGTAAAATTATACCCCAATTAACACTTAACACAGCAATGGTGCGCAAAATCCCAATCAACCATTGTAATGTGTCGGACCTTAAAAAGCATCCTTACTTAAATTACAATATTGCCAATAACATTGTCCTTTACCGCGACCGACATGGCGATTTTACTAAGCTTCAGGACATCCGTCAGGCGGTTTTGGTAAATGAAGAATTGTTCCGTAAAATTGCACCCTATTTGACTTTGGATTAA
- a CDS encoding adenine phosphoribosyltransferase, whose amino-acid sequence MLVNKIKAAIRDVKDFPIEGIIFKDITPILEDARLCSEIIDEFVRKFADTKLNAIVGVESRGFLFGMMLANKLGVPFIPVRKKGKLPYKTISHKYDLEYGSAEVEMHLDVIKEGWHVLVHDDLLATGGTAAAAAELIQKQGASVAGFAFLVGLDFLNGDKKITPYSTNIISLVTY is encoded by the coding sequence ATGTTGGTAAATAAAATTAAGGCGGCGATTCGCGATGTGAAGGATTTTCCTATTGAAGGAATTATTTTTAAGGACATTACACCAATTTTAGAAGATGCCCGATTGTGTTCCGAAATCATCGATGAATTTGTGCGCAAATTTGCGGATACTAAATTGAATGCTATTGTAGGTGTGGAAAGCCGAGGTTTTTTGTTTGGGATGATGTTGGCCAATAAGTTGGGTGTACCTTTTATTCCTGTGAGGAAGAAGGGTAAGTTGCCCTATAAAACGATTTCGCATAAATACGATTTGGAGTACGGTTCGGCTGAGGTGGAAATGCATTTGGATGTAATTAAGGAAGGTTGGCATGTTCTGGTGCATGATGATTTGCTCGCCACTGGTGGTACTGCTGCTGCAGCTGCCGAATTAATCCAAAAACAAGGCGCATCGGTGGCCGGATTTGCATTTTTAGTTGGTCTCGATTTCCTTAATGGGGATAAAAAAATTACTCCTTATTCAACTAATATAATTAGTTTAGTTACTTATTAA